A window of the Xiashengella succiniciproducens genome harbors these coding sequences:
- the ispF gene encoding 2-C-methyl-D-erythritol 2,4-cyclodiphosphate synthase, with protein sequence MSTCNWRTGFGYDVHRLAEGYKLCIGGIEVPFDKGSVGHSDGDVLIHAICDALFGAANMRDIGFHFPDNDPALKGIDSKILLKKCTQLIREAGYEIGNIDSTVALERPKLNPLIPQMQEVLSAVMNIEVSQLSIKATTTEKMGFVGTGEGIAAYVSVLIYKK encoded by the coding sequence ATGAGCACTTGTAACTGGAGAACTGGTTTCGGCTATGACGTACACCGCCTGGCCGAAGGCTACAAACTGTGTATAGGCGGTATTGAAGTGCCCTTCGATAAAGGGTCGGTAGGACATTCAGATGGAGACGTCCTGATCCATGCAATATGCGATGCCCTCTTTGGAGCTGCCAATATGCGTGATATCGGTTTTCACTTTCCCGACAATGACCCAGCTCTCAAAGGTATAGATAGTAAGATTCTGCTTAAAAAATGTACACAGCTGATCAGGGAAGCAGGATATGAAATAGGCAATATTGATTCAACTGTTGCTCTGGAGAGACCTAAGCTTAACCCACTTATTCCTCAAATGCAGGAAGTTTTAAGCGCAGTGATGAACATCGAAGTTTCTCAGCTCTCAATAAAAGCTACTACTACCGAAAAAATGGGCTTTGTTGGTACCGGGGAAGGAATTGCGGCCTACGTAAGCGTACTTATCTACAAAAAATAG
- the porU gene encoding type IX secretion system sortase PorU, with translation MKNFFVATLIYLISLIFFIAVIPLSAQNYSGYSDNSVLASGLWTKVSVNKSGIHRIPYTTLRSWGYADPTRVAVFGQGGKMLPRINSESRIDDLPELAVWHYNDAIYFYAHGPATWQWDSEKGIFIHKLHNWESVAYYFISDIKTTPRSVTTTPAQNLQPDRVIETYTYRDFHESDNISLIKSGSKLYGENFSVSGTLERSFSFQIPNRDESEDAFLYASVVSRSQSLNSFYLTVNDAASPTLTITLAATDLSRYDSYYAREGEGIASFNNGGSNLTIKVRFSDEARNAYGWLDFISINATARLQMNGDELQFRNPMPDVLNEVAEYRISGTNSSTVVWDVSDIVSPVHIPLSHSQEYSSFIAIADTLREYVAFRPGASLPVPNFVSTVKNQNLHAIRQAHYVIVAPENFRSYAEELADIHRTLDNLTVEVISPEQLYNEFSWGHTDPTAIRSFMRMLYERSGKGNENAPRYLLLFGQGTYNPRSSEGSSRSLVVTYQSENSIHYTESYVTDDYFGFLDENEGADDRYDRLDIGIGRIPAENRAEAEIALNKIKKYIFEQDPGTWKKLVTFLADDGDYNVHMRDADLLAQKIEANNPEFDIRKIYLDNYRKTSTTTGERSPEVHDLAGRTVADGTLLFNFVGHGSVNGLAHEQVITKADIENWSNIKRLALFVTATCEFSRFDDPSGKSGGELLLLNPNGGAIALLSTTRLVYSGLNFQVNNSFFNHVFERDEDGSSPTLGSIIKNTKNNAGNSVNKLNFMLLGDPALRLIYPQNQVKTVAINNKAVTEDPDTLRALTLTHIKGEITDLRGEKIDSYNGHMDVVVYDKQREITTLGNGGATPFRYKNYSNVLFKGKATVVNGEFELSFMVPYDIRYNYAPGKISYYAYSEDHGEAFGAFKNVIIGGFNENASIDTKGPEIDLYLNHPGFKAGDMTGSAPIIYASIFDESGINTSASGIGHDITILLNGDSYNPIILNEYFVASPNDFRSGSITYQLPRLEPGRYTLSLKAWDNYNNSSMVETEFVVGSGNELTLRDFTMYPNPVTTGSTVNIRFNTDEANAALTILCEAISFNGRVTGSTKVQGLVNGNTLGPVSIDPYQLGIRAPGLYLLRFSIKSGNGKETQRIEKLLIK, from the coding sequence ATGAAGAATTTTTTTGTTGCAACACTTATATATTTAATATCACTGATATTTTTCATTGCCGTAATTCCGCTCAGTGCACAGAATTATTCCGGATACAGCGACAATTCGGTACTGGCAAGCGGTCTATGGACAAAGGTTTCTGTGAATAAGAGCGGGATACACCGTATCCCGTACACAACCTTGCGGTCGTGGGGGTATGCGGATCCAACCAGAGTGGCCGTCTTTGGCCAGGGCGGGAAGATGCTTCCACGTATTAACAGTGAGTCCCGTATAGATGACCTACCTGAACTTGCCGTGTGGCACTATAATGATGCTATTTATTTCTATGCCCATGGACCGGCAACCTGGCAATGGGATTCTGAAAAGGGAATCTTTATTCATAAGTTGCACAACTGGGAAAGTGTCGCATATTATTTTATAAGCGACATAAAAACCACTCCAAGGTCAGTAACAACAACCCCAGCACAAAACCTGCAGCCTGACAGAGTGATTGAGACCTACACTTACAGGGATTTTCACGAAAGTGATAATATAAGTCTGATTAAATCAGGTAGTAAACTCTATGGTGAGAATTTCAGCGTATCAGGCACACTAGAAAGGTCATTTAGTTTTCAGATACCCAACAGAGACGAATCAGAGGATGCCTTTTTATATGCATCAGTAGTTTCACGATCCCAATCCCTTAACAGCTTTTATCTCACTGTTAATGATGCAGCCTCTCCTACCCTTACTATTACATTAGCGGCAACTGATTTATCACGTTACGACAGCTATTATGCAAGGGAAGGAGAAGGAATTGCGAGCTTTAACAATGGAGGAAGTAATCTTACTATAAAAGTCAGATTCAGTGATGAAGCCCGTAACGCATACGGATGGCTTGATTTTATCTCCATTAATGCAACTGCCAGATTGCAAATGAATGGTGACGAACTACAGTTTAGAAATCCCATGCCGGATGTACTTAATGAAGTTGCCGAATATAGAATATCAGGAACCAACTCCTCGACAGTTGTGTGGGACGTTAGTGATATAGTCTCACCTGTTCATATACCCCTTAGTCACAGCCAGGAATATTCTTCTTTCATTGCAATAGCAGATACCTTGAGGGAATATGTTGCATTCAGACCTGGAGCATCGTTGCCAGTACCAAACTTTGTAAGTACTGTAAAGAATCAAAATCTCCATGCTATACGACAAGCTCATTATGTTATAGTAGCTCCAGAGAACTTCAGATCATATGCAGAAGAACTGGCAGATATCCACAGGACTCTTGATAATCTCACTGTGGAAGTTATAAGCCCCGAACAACTGTATAATGAATTCTCATGGGGACATACAGACCCAACAGCCATTCGCTCCTTTATGAGAATGCTCTATGAAAGATCAGGAAAGGGAAATGAAAACGCGCCCCGCTACCTTCTTCTCTTTGGACAAGGTACATACAATCCGCGAAGTTCAGAAGGATCATCCAGATCACTTGTAGTAACCTATCAGTCGGAAAATTCAATTCACTATACCGAAAGCTATGTTACAGATGACTACTTTGGTTTTCTTGATGAAAATGAAGGAGCAGATGACAGGTACGACAGACTGGATATTGGTATAGGACGGATTCCTGCAGAAAACAGAGCGGAGGCTGAAATTGCTCTTAATAAAATCAAGAAGTATATATTCGAGCAGGACCCGGGAACATGGAAAAAGCTTGTGACCTTTTTGGCTGATGATGGAGACTACAATGTACATATGAGGGATGCCGACCTTCTGGCTCAAAAGATCGAAGCCAATAATCCGGAGTTTGACATACGCAAAATCTATCTCGATAATTACAGAAAGACTAGTACTACTACAGGTGAACGCTCACCTGAGGTTCATGACCTGGCTGGACGTACTGTTGCAGATGGAACTCTCCTGTTCAACTTCGTGGGACACGGAAGTGTCAACGGACTGGCTCACGAACAGGTAATCACAAAGGCAGATATTGAGAACTGGTCAAACATAAAAAGACTTGCCCTCTTTGTTACTGCAACCTGTGAGTTCAGCCGCTTTGACGACCCATCAGGAAAATCTGGAGGAGAACTACTACTGCTAAATCCCAATGGCGGTGCCATAGCCCTGCTTTCGACAACCCGACTGGTTTATTCAGGCCTAAACTTCCAGGTCAACAACTCTTTCTTCAACCATGTATTTGAAAGAGATGAAGATGGGAGCTCCCCTACCCTGGGATCAATAATCAAGAATACTAAGAACAACGCGGGCAACAGTGTTAACAAGCTCAATTTCATGCTGCTTGGAGATCCTGCTCTCAGACTAATCTATCCGCAAAATCAGGTTAAGACAGTGGCCATCAACAATAAGGCTGTAACAGAGGATCCTGACACCTTGAGAGCTTTGACACTGACACACATTAAAGGTGAGATTACAGACCTAAGAGGGGAAAAAATTGATTCATACAATGGTCATATGGACGTAGTTGTCTATGATAAGCAAAGGGAGATAACCACTCTTGGCAATGGAGGAGCAACACCATTCCGTTACAAGAACTATTCTAACGTACTTTTCAAAGGCAAAGCCACGGTAGTAAACGGGGAATTTGAGCTCAGCTTTATGGTTCCCTATGACATACGGTATAACTACGCCCCCGGGAAAATTAGTTATTATGCTTACTCCGAAGATCATGGAGAAGCTTTCGGTGCATTCAAAAACGTGATAATCGGAGGCTTTAACGAAAATGCATCCATCGATACCAAGGGTCCTGAAATAGATCTCTACCTCAACCACCCCGGCTTCAAAGCCGGGGATATGACCGGCAGCGCCCCAATCATATATGCAAGCATATTCGATGAATCAGGCATCAATACTTCGGCTAGTGGAATAGGTCACGACATTACCATTCTTCTCAACGGAGATTCATATAATCCAATTATACTCAATGAGTATTTTGTAGCGAGCCCGAACGATTTCAGATCTGGCTCAATAACCTATCAGCTTCCCAGACTTGAACCCGGCAGATACACTCTTAGTCTTAAAGCCTGGGACAACTACAATAACTCATCAATGGTTGAGACTGAGTTTGTTGTTGGCAGTGGTAACGAACTTACACTAAGGGATTTTACAATGTACCCCAATCCGGTTACTACCGGATCAACAGTAAACATCAGATTTAATACTGATGAAGCCAATGCAGCGCTTACTATACTATGTGAGGCAATCAGTTTCAATGGCAGGGTGACTGGAAGTACAAAGGTTCAAGGTCTTGTAAATGGCAACACACTAGGTCCTGTATCGATAGATCCTTATCAACTGGGAATAAGGGCTCCCGGCCTCTATCTGCTCCGCTTCAGTATTAAATCCGGTAATGGTAAGGAGACTCAGAGAATTGAAAAACTATTAATTAAATAG
- the porV gene encoding type IX secretion system outer membrane channel protein PorV: MNWFLRDITIGAALMITGISAINAQDGNDYGDLSGQTNIINTAVPFIGIVPDSRGGAMGNTGVASSPDVNSLYWNPAKFSFITSDSEVAISYTPWLRKLVNDINLYYITGYKRIDDLQVVAASIRYFTLGEITYNTGYDQNGFTVKPNEFAIDLAYSRLLTEKLSGSVAFRYIRSDLNAMQEDMEPGNSFAADIAFYYRGETELLGTPSQISAGINVSNIGSKISYDKVNKQYIPTNLGLGFSLDTELDSYNKLNVNLDFNKLLVPTPLVSAKTDSPDDYQSKYSNMSVPKAMFKSFSDAPGGMEEELQEINIALGLEYWYVDQFAVRAGYFHEHERKGNRKLFTAGVGLKFNMMTLDASYIIPVVQNNPLANTVRFTLGFDLSQLSKK, encoded by the coding sequence ATGAACTGGTTTTTAAGGGATATTACGATTGGAGCTGCGCTGATGATAACTGGTATTTCAGCCATAAACGCGCAGGATGGAAACGATTATGGAGACCTGAGCGGACAAACCAACATTATCAATACAGCCGTTCCGTTTATTGGCATAGTACCCGACTCAAGAGGCGGAGCTATGGGTAATACTGGTGTAGCCTCGTCTCCTGATGTCAACTCCCTGTACTGGAACCCGGCGAAATTCTCCTTTATTACCAGTGATTCTGAGGTTGCAATTTCATATACCCCCTGGCTTCGTAAACTAGTCAATGATATCAACCTGTATTACATTACAGGCTATAAGAGAATTGATGACCTGCAGGTAGTTGCTGCCTCCATCAGGTACTTTACTCTTGGGGAAATTACTTATAACACAGGATACGACCAGAACGGTTTTACTGTTAAGCCCAATGAATTTGCCATAGACCTTGCCTATAGCCGTCTGCTGACAGAAAAGTTATCAGGTTCTGTAGCCTTCAGGTATATCCGTTCGGATCTCAATGCAATGCAGGAGGATATGGAACCGGGCAACTCTTTTGCAGCCGATATCGCCTTCTATTATCGAGGTGAAACTGAATTGTTGGGTACTCCATCTCAAATATCAGCCGGTATTAATGTCTCGAATATAGGTAGCAAGATATCTTATGATAAGGTAAACAAGCAATATATCCCAACCAACCTAGGACTAGGGTTTTCGTTGGATACCGAACTGGATTCTTACAACAAGTTGAATGTGAATCTGGACTTTAACAAACTTCTTGTTCCGACGCCATTGGTGTCGGCAAAGACCGATTCACCAGATGATTATCAGAGCAAATACAGCAATATGTCAGTACCCAAGGCTATGTTCAAATCCTTTTCGGATGCTCCCGGTGGAATGGAGGAGGAACTTCAGGAAATCAATATTGCACTTGGTCTTGAATACTGGTATGTGGATCAATTTGCAGTCAGGGCTGGTTACTTCCACGAACACGAAAGGAAGGGTAACCGTAAGCTCTTTACTGCCGGAGTAGGACTAAAATTCAACATGATGACCCTGGATGCATCGTATATCATCCCGGTGGTTCAAAACAACCCACTGGCTAATACAGTACGTTTTACACTTGGCTTTGATCTTAGCCAACTTAGCAAGAAATAG
- a CDS encoding cold-shock protein: MNKGIVKFFNDTKGFGFIRDEETGEEYFVHVTGLVDKIRENDEVTFDLQEGRKGLNAVNVKLA, from the coding sequence ATGAACAAAGGAATTGTAAAATTCTTTAATGACACCAAAGGTTTCGGTTTCATTAGGGATGAAGAAACTGGCGAAGAATACTTCGTTCACGTAACTGGTCTGGTTGACAAAATCAGAGAAAACGATGAGGTAACTTTCGATCTTCAAGAAGGTCGTAAGGGTCTGAACGCCGTTAATGTTAAATTGGCTTAG